In Xiphophorus hellerii strain 12219 chromosome 13, Xiphophorus_hellerii-4.1, whole genome shotgun sequence, the following proteins share a genomic window:
- the LOC116730607 gene encoding chitin synthase chs-2-like has protein sequence MRGNTRAHRTHPLAGGTMKGNGELKRPWDTCREVPVIEDENTPWKLIKLLKIIALFAVAIIVFGLAICSKASFLLLITLSHEESKTLQAEQKPLTLLCIGCSLIAPAVLLLLKSFWKACYKSSKLPRKSSAALVLFFEFLVSVGLAVLTIVAMPHLDIVTNVTILNSVAVLSAFLQAVAQCTAKKTNIFLLPSIIAILFIFVGYYLFLVLYILKDPTDVKTAIWVGLAVGGSILVSFNWWENYFRVICVNSKSNFLKNLFEDLTKSQNMLHIMSSLLRIVVTACVLGAYVPLAKMDWDIVTSIPSRETRIVAIIIGVQLISSVLCHWFALAACKMHAVRRCFIVPLYLASLAVMVLFIVPVILDYQDHQLILNTTENINFTRYCVDAVIVRNQSLSGNLFPHLVLDVAQTLCFLDLSNTANIGLLTGAAASWWIGLVLATIHIWFFNIYRIQKTQDLFGRRLYEGAFIEQSLLLNTRFNTETRKRKKKQNKENATPAMLYLCATMWHETYEEMMNIMISIFRLDQYRPKTEPKFDDFTFEAHIYFDDAFENAKGNQDRHLNTYAKDLVQIITEVYGIFKNLDKTFFGVQQQIPDQSIIETPYGARLVVEMPHGNNIVVHFKDKQKIRNKKRWSQVMYLYYLLGWKLMTKYHRLWQKGSNENDLRKEFQREKHNTYLLALDGDTDFQPAAVMLLIDRLKMYPRVGAACGRIHPTGSGPAVWFQKFEYAVSHWLQKTAEHVFGCVLCSPGCFSLFRAEALMDDNVMKKYSTKSTEPSHYIQYDQGEDRWLCTLLLKQGWRVEYNAASDAYTNAPQDFKELYNQRKRWGPSTMANVVDLLGSTNLVSKKNPSMSKPFMFYQLFAMISAILAPATICLMVAGSLSFILEIPSAAALVIAVIPPAIYLGLCFKLKADTQITIAAVLSVMYAFLMMVVTMSVFASIMKEQTILTPSSIFIVAMSVIYIVTALLHPQELPLLFYGLLYIICIPSAYLLLTIYSMVNMNSVSWGTRETKPTAEAATTAAAIQQTESQKAKSTFKRLCSWKKCQKSNQQEEDNQLGVRQEIPESIQLEPQPQNSIVDDSPQNEEEEETIFDSPVQCWKAEVESLSSDIQLQVDSLDEDEDQFWKELIEKYLEPLQNDKEKQEQTKNELQELRNKASMEAWIVMCLRYARKYIFFMLTFVLLS, from the exons ATGCGAGGAAACACCAGAGCACACAGAACGCATCCTTTAGCGGGAGGTACGATGAAGGGAAACGGAGAGCTCAA GAGGCCGTGGGACACCTGTCGGGAGGTTCCTGTAATTGAAGACGAGAACACACCTTGGAAGTTGATAAAGCTTCTAAAGATCATCGCTTTGTTTGCTGTTGCCATCATTGTGTTTGGATTGGCAATATGTAGCAAG GCTTCTTTCCTTCTCCTCATCACCTTGTCCCATGAAGAATCAAAGACCCTCCAAGCAGAGCAGAAACCCCTCACACTGCTGTGTATTGGCTGCTCTCTTATTGCACCTGCTgttcttctgctgctgaaaaGCTTCTGGAAAGCATGTTACAAATCATCAAAGCTGCCAAGAAAATCATCTGCAGCCCTG GTTTTGTTCTTCGAGTTCCTTGTTTCTGTGGGGTTAGCAGTGCTTACCATTGTAGCAATGCCACACTTGGACATTGTAACCAATGTGACCATCCTAAACAGTGTAGCTGTCCTCTCTGCATTCCTGCAAGCAGTCGCTCAGTGCACTGCCAAAAAGACGAACATTTTCCTGCTGCCTTCCATCATCGCaatcctgtttatttttgttggttaCTACCTTTTCCTGGTCCTGTACATTTTGAAAGACCCCACCGATGTGAAGACAGCCATCTGGGTGGGTCTTGCTGTTGGTGGGTCGATCTTGGTGTCTTTCAACTGGTGGGAGAATTACTTCAGGGTGATCTGTGTGAATAGCAAATCCAACTTCctcaaaaatctgtttgaagACTTGACCAAGAGTCAGAACATGCTGCACATCATGTCCAGCTTACTGAGGATTGTGGTCACTGCCTGTGTGCTTGGTGCCTATGTTCCTCTGGCCAAGATGGACTGGGACATTGTGACCTCCATTCCAAGCAGGGAAACAAGAATTGTAGCCATCATCATTGGGGTCCAGCTGATCTCCTCTGTACTCTGCCATTGGTTTGCTTTGGCAGCCTGTAAGATGCATGCTGTACGCAGATGTTTCATTGTGCCTTTGTACCTGGCTTCACTGGCTGTGATGGTGCTGTTCATCGTCCCTGTTATTCTGGATTATCAGGACCACCAATTAATCTTGAACACAACTGAAAACATCAACTTCACAAGGTACTGCGTTGATGCTGTGATTGTAAGAAATCAAAGTCTGAGTGGTAACCTGTTCCCACATCTGGTTTTGGATGTTGCCCAAACACTCTGCTTCCTGGACCTGTCCAACACAGCCAACATCGGCTTACTGACag GTGCAGCAGCATCATGGTGGATTGGTCTTGTGCTGGCTACTATCCATATATGGTTCTTTAACATTTATCGTATCCAGAAGACACAAGACTTGTTTGGTCGGAGACTCTATGAGGGAGCCTTTATTGAGCAGTCCTTACTCCTCAACACCCGTTTCAACACTGAGACCAGAAAACGGAAGAAGAAACA GAATAAGGAGAACGCCACCCCTGCTATGTTGTATCTTTGTGCAACAATGTGGCATGAGACCTATGAGGAGATGATGAATATCATGATCTCAATTTTCAG ACTGGACCAGTACAGACCAAAGACAGAACCTAAGTTTGATGATTTCACCTTTGAAGCTCATATCTACTTTGATGACGCCTTTGAAAATGCCAAAGGAAATCAGGATCGTCACCTGAACACATATGCAAAGGACCTTGTGCAAATTATCACAGAGGTTTATGG CATCTTCAAGAACCTTGATAAAACATTCTTTGGAGTACAGCAGCAAATTCCGGATCAGTCAATCATAGAGACGCCATATGGAGCCAGACTTGTTGTTGAAATGCCTCATGGGAATAACATTGTAGTTCACttcaaagacaaacagaaaattcGGAATAAAAAGAGATGGTCTCAG GTTATGTATCTTTACTATCTTTTGGGTTGGAAACTCATGACCAAATATCACAGACTCTGGCAAAAGGGGTCTAATGAAAATGATCTGAGGAAAGAGTTCCAG CGAGAGAAACACAACACCTACCTCTTGGCTTTGGATGGGGACACAGACTTCCAACCAGCTGCTGTGATGCTTCTCATTGATCGTCTGAAAATGTATCCCCGTGTTGGTGCAGCATGTGGCAGAATTCACCCCACTGGATCAG GTCCTGCTGTTTGGTTCCAGAAGTTTGAGTACGCTGTCAGTCACTGGCTGCAGAAGACAGCTGAGCATGTCTTTGGCTGTGTACTGTGCAGCCCAGGGTGTTTCAGTCTGTTCAGAGCAGAGGCGCTAATGGATGACAATGTGATGAAGAAATATTCAACCAAATCCACAGAGCCCAGCCACTACATCCAATATGACCAAG gtgAGGACCGCTGGCTGTGCACTCTGCTTCTGAAACAAGGCTGGAGAGTGGAATACAATGCAGCATCTGACGCCTACACCAACGCACCACAGGACTTTAAAGAACTGTACAACCAG CGGAAACGATGGGGCCCTTCCACGATGGCAAACGTTGTAGATCTGCTCGGTTCCACCAACCTTGTTTCCAAGAAGAATCCATCAATGTCCAAACCATTCATGTTCTACCAGCTGTTTGCCATGATTTCAGCCATTCTTGCTCCGGCCACCATCTGTCTCATGGTTGCAG GGAGTCTGTCCTTCATTTTGGAAAtaccttctgctgctgctctggtcATAGCTGTGATACCTCCTGCCATTTACTTGGGTCTTTGCTTTAAGCTCAAGGCAGACACTCAGATCACTATTGCAGCAGTGTTGAGTGTCATGTATGCATTCCTTATGATGGTAGTGACAATGTCTGTTTTTG CCTCAATAATGAAGGAACAGACCATTCTGACACCCAGCAGCATTTTCATCGTGGCCATGTCAGTAATTTACATTGTCACTGCACTGCTGCATCCTCAAGAACTTCCTTTGCTGTTCTATGGATTACTCTACATCATCTGCATCCCAAGTGCCTACCTCCTGCTCACCATCTACTCCATGGTCAACATGAACAGTGTCTCATGGGGAACCAGAGAAACAAAACCTACTGCAGAGGCTGCAACAACTGCAGCCGCCATCCAGCAAACTGAATCACAAAAAG CAAAAAGTACCTTCAAACGACTCTGCTCCTggaagaaatgtcaaaaatccaACCAGCAAGAAGAAGACAATCAGCTCGGTGTGAGACAGGAGATCCCAGAGTCTATACAGCTTGAACCTCAACCCCAGAACAGTATTGTGGATGATTCTCCCCAAAATGAAGA gGAAGAAGAGACCATTTTTGACTCTCCAGTTCAAT GTTggaaagcagaagtggagagtTTGTCCAGCGACATTCAGCTGCAGGTGGATTCTCTTGATGAG GATGAGGACCAGTTTTGGAAGGAACTTATTGAAAAGTATCTGGAACCTCtgcaaaatgacaaagaaaaacaggaacagacTAAAAATGAGCTGCAAGAGCTCAGAAACAAGGCAAGTATGGAGGCCTGGATTGTAATGTGTTTGAGATATgctagaaaatatatattttttatgctaaCCTTTGTACTTCTTTCCTAA